The genome window AGTTTAATATAGAGAAATAAATATGAGTGATAATTAAGGGAGGATACAATGCGCAATCATCCAATTATTAATAGAGTTTTTCCGTTCATCGCGATATCATTGAAAGGTATTTCACAAGTTATTTTGATTGAAAATGTCGTCTCAGGTGCGATTATCTTTTTAGCCATTACGATTGCATCCGTACCTTTAGGTGTCGTTACGATTCTATCAGCAATGATTGGAACGCTGATTGGAAAAGTTGGTGGGGCAGATGAAGCGATGCTCAATCAAGGGTTATTTGGTTATAATTCTGTACTTACTGGAATAGCATTATTTTTATTTCTGACAGGACCATCCCACTGGATTCTCAGTTTATTTGGCGCTGCTATTGCCGCCATTTTAACGGCAAGCTTCATGCATTTTATGAAGGATGAAGACATACCCGTTCTTACCTTTCCATTTATCATCTTGACATGGTTTACTTTACTCGTTTCCTATCGTCTAACCACATTCCATATTAGTGATTCGCTCGTTCCTCAAAGCTTACGCCAATGGGAACTAGATATCACTGGTGAAATTGATTTGACTCAAGGAATCTTCAATGGTATAAGCCAGGTTTTTTTCTTAGACCATACAATATCTGGAATTTTATTGTTTTTTGCTGTATTCTGGGCTGGATGGAAAATTGGACTTG of Oceanobacillus zhaokaii contains these proteins:
- a CDS encoding urea transporter, with amino-acid sequence MRNHPIINRVFPFIAISLKGISQVILIENVVSGAIIFLAITIASVPLGVVTILSAMIGTLIGKVGGADEAMLNQGLFGYNSVLTGIALFLFLTGPSHWILSLFGAAIAAILTASFMHFMKDEDIPVLTFPFIILTWFTLLVSYRLTTFHISDSLVPQSLRQWELDITGEIDLTQGIFNGISQVFFLDHTISGILLFFAVFWAGWKIGLAAFIGNAAALLTSYVMGAERSLIFLGLYGYNAILTSIAVSIVFNSRKHPYSYITGVIAACMTVPLAASLITWLLPYGLPALTMPFVLSTWTFLSARKILPRL